From a single Equus asinus isolate D_3611 breed Donkey chromosome 2, EquAss-T2T_v2, whole genome shotgun sequence genomic region:
- the PSMB5 gene encoding proteasome subunit beta type-5, with amino-acid sequence MALASVLERPLPVNRSGFFGLGGRADLLDLGPGSPSDGLSLAAPSWGVPEEPRIEMLHGTTTLAFKFQHGVIVAADSRATAGAYIASQTVKKVIEINPYLLGTMAGGAADCSFWERLLARQCRIYELRNKERISVAAASKLLANMVYQYKGMGLSMGTMICGWDKRGPGLYYVDSEGNRISGATFSVGSGSVYAYGVMDRGYSYDLEVEQAYDLARRAIYQATYRDAYSGGAVNLYHVREDGWIRVSSDNVADLHDKYSGSTP; translated from the exons ATGGCGCTGGCCAGTGTGTTAGAGAGGCCGCTACCGGTGAACCGGAGCGGGTTTTTCGGACTCGGGGGTCGTGCGGATCTGCTGGACCTGGGTCCAGGGAGTCCCAGTGATGGGCTGAGCCTGGCCGCGCCCAGCTGGGGTGTCCCAGAGGAGCCGAGAATCGAAATGCTTCATGGAACCACCACCCTGGCCTTCAAG TTTCAACATGGAGTCATTGTTGCAGCGGACTCCCGGGCCACAGCGGGCGCCTACATTGCCTCCCAGACAGTAAAGAAGGTGATAGAGATCAACCCCTACCTGCTGGGCACCATGGCTGGAGGCGCAGCCGACTGCAGCTTCTGGGAGCGGCTACTGGCTCGGCAATGTCGAATCTATGAGCTTCGGAACAAGGAACGCATTTCGGTAGCAGCTGCCTCCAAGCTGCTTGCTAACATGGTGTATCAGTATAAAGGCATGGGGCTGTCCATGGGCACCATGATCTGCGGCTGGGATAAGAGAGGCCCTG GCCTCTACTACGTGGACAGTGAAGGAAACCGGATCTCAGGGGCCACCTTCTCTGTAGGTTCTGGCTCTGTGTATGCTTATGGGGTCATGGATCGGGGCTACTCCTATGATCTGGAGGTGGAACAGGCCTATGATCTGGCCCGTCGAGCCATCTACCAAGCCACCTACAGAGATGCCTACTCGGGAGGTGCCGTCAACCTCTACCACGTCAGGGAGGATGGCTGGATCCGAGTCTCCAGTGACAACGTGGCTGATCTACATGACAAGTATAGTGGATCCACCCCCTGA